CAACAGCAGTGCCTGTTTAATTAAGGCGGACTGATATGTGGGCATGGGCAGCTCCTGTTTCCTTTTTAAGTTCCCATTTCTCCCATTTTGGCGTTACATAAGGATTAGCTAGGTTTATTAACTTTGTTATGGTGTATGTCAAGATTAAAATCAATGTCTTTTTCTCAGAAGCATCCAAAAACTGACCTACCAAGCTCCAGTTTGGCCAGTTGTTCAGGATTCCAAACTCAGCACTTGtttgactctggtctttctCCATTGCTAAACATCTTCGTTTCCTCGCCTATGGCCTTCCTTAAGAAAATGATAAATGGTTGTTATAGGGCTATATTTCATTACCATTTTCCATCTACCATatatttactacaaataccatgcaAAACTAGAACCATTGTTATTTAATCGTGTTTGGTacataaatgaaacaaacacaaaacacctgtAGTTACTAATGTTAATGTTCGTACGGATTGCTCCCAGGCGGACTATTTATACGTACTGTATTACAACACAAATTCTTTCTTTCCATGATTTTTAACCGTTTAGATAATTCTCGAGACTGtcctttttaaagtttaataatgtaaaaaaatccagtaCATTTTAGACActataaacatttttgtaaagctgctttgtaacaatgcacACCGTGAAAAGCGATATACTGTACGTTCAGTTTGACTTCATTTGGTGCTGCGCAGACGGACATGTCACACGTCAATGGATATGCGGCTCCGCAAGAAGCCAAACACGCCCATAGTGTTTTGTGGGGTTTTCTACGGTCGTGCTTACACTTGGCTCGTTGACTGCACCGCCTGCAGATCGCATCGTGACGTTCCTCTCGTCTAACGCACATaactgtttctctctctgtgtacaGTGGACGCAAATAAGATTTTTGTCAGCCGATCGCGACACGCTAACTCCTTAACAACTACCAGAAAAGCAGTCGTTCACATTTACCCACGGACTGTATGGCACgcagatttattttaatatcGGATTGAAAGCCGTTATGGTGAAACGGACATCGATAAAGGCCTGGAAAtcctcattcattcatgtaTTGGCTGGATTTTATTCGAGAAGAATCGTGAAGGTAATGTTTCTGCCTCAGACTATGAAAGAATAAGATGTCGTAAAAAATCAATTTGAGAATGCTAAATTGCATTGGCCACGTATTCTACATGATCGTATCAGACGGTTTCATTTGCTAGACAAATGGCGACTGGATAACTGATAGATGATGCTGCTGTTTTGCATGCAGACACTTGACTGTTTCTCGCTGTCATGTTTCATACGGGACTCAATGCTATTTTCTTCACTTAATCCCTGCTGCAGTAAATGTCTTGATTTTTgcagcaaatacatttttttatttccgtAAATATATGTCAAAATTGTGTGTGATCTGTGTGTTCAGAGGTGAAATCTCACCGGTCTCTGTGGCTGCCCATGGCTTTGTTAATAGAAATAAAGAATATGGGCTTGGCACGCCCTTTGATAGCCAAATAGAAGCCAATTCAGTATTTTAAGACTGTCAGTTACTCTGAGCATTTGATATTTGAGTTagaaattttgattttgaaaaaaaaactacatgAAAAGATTGATATAAATAATGAAGCAATAAATTCATTAATTCGTTATAAGGTAATATACATCTTATCaacattaaccatggtttactaCAAATAACCAAAATAATTAATCCTTGTAGTGTTCATGTTCCCAGCCAGTGTTCGCAGATCTAGTGGACCCACATGTTATTAGACTTTTAAAtcaatatgataaaataatttatgcaaATTTATCTTTGTTATACCAAATTCAGGAAAAAGGTGCAATTTGCTTTTTTGGTAAAAATGTCTagctaaaatataattaaatataaatatctgaagttgaaaaaacaatgaattgcATCATcttttttagggatgcaccgaatgttcggcaactgacaatattcggccgaaaatggcaaaaaaaagcTTGATCATATCACAATGACGTGTGatatgatcaagcagcaaccagcgcacagagagagagagagagacacagagagagagagagagagagagagagagagagagagagagaggacattGACATCAAACGTCAATGTCCTATAGAAATCCCAATTAGAATTTGGCTGAAAATATTAGAATCAGTAATTGAAGTGATTGCTCTCTATGGCAGTGAAGTGTGGGGTCCACTGACAAAAGATTTTACTAAATGGGAAAAACGTCCAATTGAGAGCCTGCATATACAGAACTCTATAAAAATATCTTACAAGTCCACCGGCACACAACAAACAATGCATTCAGGGCAGAATTTGGCAAATATCCACTAAAGATAGAAAAAAGGGCAATCAAATTCTGGAAACATCTAAAACACAGTGACCCTCACTCGTATCATTAAAAAGCCCTGAAACACCACGAGATGAGCACAGAAATTAATTCTCTCTGTCAGCTGGTCCAGAGCTTCAGTCCTGATGTTTCAGTCCTAACATGATGCTCTCAACCACAACAATATCACACTCAACACAATTACAgcataaatgaaacaaaactatatCACATGGgaaaccataacaaaacaacaaagtcaaatggaatgttATTTGGCCCTAAAGAGAGAATACAGCAGACTACCTGTACACAGTGACAGATCAAAAACTAAGAGGCACGTTGACAAGACACAGACTCAGTGGACATAAACTCACTATAGAGACGGGCAGACATAGACAAACATGGCTGCCACAGGACCAGAGACTGTGTCCACACTGTGATCTCAACAACATCGAGACAGAACTCCACTTCCTAACAGAATGCACAAAATACACGGACATACGGACAATGTTTTATGGAAAAATCAAGTCCATACACCAGACGTCCGAAAGTCTGTCAAACGATGAGAAATTGCCGTGTCTGTTAGGAGAACACAAGGACTGCTGTGTGTTAGCTGCacaacaaaagagaaaacaatgaatCTGCCCTGACCTGATGCTTCCAATATGTACATAACATTATGTTATTATAGCCCTTTATTCTgctacttaaatgtatattttgcttttgtaaatctactctatttctgtttttatatatttacatatattaaaaaCCACTTTAAATTgcactacatactgtacatcacactttattttattttattactataattatctttcttttcgtttgtaTACATACTTGCCctatttgtacgcagcccagctgcaaatgctttggcaatacgaatgtacattttgtcatgccaataaagcacacttaaatttaaattaaattaaaattttaagtgtcagagaaagacacagcacggaagttaatttctgaatgaaagcgtctttaccggtggGAACTCATTTGTATtgcgcatgtgtcgaactcGGACGTCCGCGCTTAATCCGTGATGAGTATGCTCAAGGacggtctgacagtagccccgccgctcgcaaTGACATCATATCACAGTGGTCGCGTGCCGTGCACACAATTCCATGTAGgctactaaacaacttgtcaaagtatgttctgtgcatcccggtgTTCTGTCGAATTGTCCTAGCCTGTTAGATTTTattaccgcagggcaaaacttgATCGACACattgacaaaataaacaagtaggatgattttacaatgtaaaataccctgtcagatagtcgtaccatcttaaaataaacacgtAAAAAAGTTTAAAGCATATCAGATTATATGCaggataaaataaacaggtaggattaatttacagtGCAAAATACCCTATCAAATTTTCCTaccagtaataaataaatatgtagaatgatttaacaattaAAATACCCTATCCGATTGTCGTAGCAGTATTAAAttaacaggtaggatgattttacaacaCAAAAAAGGACGTAATATTGATGCGTGCATGCCTGGTAcaatctgacgggtaggatgaCATTTCAGGAcaccggccacgagtgcaccttcagAGAGAACAATGACAGTcatcttttgtgggcggagaTTGGAGAAGAgatgtgaactgaaatggttgtcagtcagaattgcttgcatggatgttttttttctttaaatcattttgcaatgtagcctataataatccaacagttttcgtttattagtatttttagcttgaatgacactttttaactaagtgttttgttgtagggataccgagtacagtacattctttcagcagtcacaCAGATGTGTGCTATTCAAGAAgtgagagggctcaattttcttgttttaatttagcctacttgttctgctcaattttatttgaagttatattgtattatattgaaaagcaagacaaaatataaaaagccaTTTGACCactcagtttatgcaatagtgaaaaaaatggctaaataaatagaatacACAaagccatgttcggtgttctgccttcggccaagtgtttcatttttattcggcttcagccaagaattttcatttttattcggcttcggccaagaattttcatttcggtgcatccctatgaCCTGAACACCACCTGAAcgcttcacagcgatgccatagaagaaccatttttggttccacaaagaaccattcagtcaaaggttctttaaagaaccaatctgaagaaccttttttcgccacaaaaaaCCTTCTTCGGattttaaaggttctttatagaaccatttagacaaaaaaaggttcttctatggcatcgaagaaccttttgaagcacctttatttttaagagtgttgtgtttatttcctCTTGCAGATGGCAGCGCAGACAGCGAAAAGCAGATTGGACACCATCAATTCAGCCTGAACTCACGGAAAGTCCTAACTATTTTTGGACGtggtgaatcgtacaaaaacgagGGAAAGGCAGTAACAAAGACCCATGGCCTAACCCAGGAGATCCTACCCAAACATATGAATaagattgtacaaattcatacaaaatagTTACGATTTGCCATGATGTTGTGTTGGTCAATGCCCTTATTACCTTTTAGATGAGCTCACTGGATCTGAGATTAAAGTGATTTTTCTTCCATCTGTATACATGGTGGGCTACCGTTTTAGGGTCTGCAAGGGGCGTCTGTGGAAGCAAGTAGGACTTGGCCATTATTTCCTCATGATCGTCATTTGTCTCTCCCTGCTCGCTTTACTCTTCATTGACGTAATTGAATCATGGGTAACCTGTCTGGGAATGAGCAGACCAGAAGGTCCTCACAGAGCGGTTCTTCCACAGAGTATCCCGCCCACCCGTTCCGAAGAGTTCCTTCTTATGCCGAGCTCTCGTGTCTGCCAGCGCGCCAAACCTTACCTCGTCACTTTGGTGGCAACCGCGCCTGCCAACAGAAAGGCTCGCCAAGCTATTCGGGACACCTGGGGCGGGGAAGTGCAAGTGAGAGGTCACCGTGTCATGACCCTCTTTATGGTGGGTCAGTCATCTGACCTGGTTCTTGGCAAAGAATTGATCGAAGAGTCAAAGGAGCGCGGAGACCTGATACAGGGCCGCTTCACTGACACCTACGCAAACTTGACCCTGAAAACTCTCGCCATGCTGGGTTGGGCACGCCGTTTCTGTCCGCAGGCTCGCTTCCTGGCTAAGGTGGATGACGACGTGATGTTCAACCCGAGTGCGCTGCTTCACTATCTCGACCTCAGCTTTAAAACGAGCGAGGATGAACTCGCAGACCTTTATCTGGGACGCGTTCACATGCAGGTGGCGCCGGACCGCAACCCGCACAGCAAGCACTTCACGTCAGAATACACATACACCGGGACGGTTTTTCCAGATTACTGCAGCGGGACGGCATACGTGCTATCTCGGCCTGCAGTGCTAAAAGTGTCCCTAGCGGCTGCTGCAATAACCCTAACCAGACCTTTGCTCCCAGAGGACGTGTTTGTGGGTATATGTGTGCACAGAGCAGGCATTACACCTGCCCACTCCCCACTCTTCTCCGGAGGACCGGCTGTGCCATACGGCCGTTGTTGCTACCAGACTATGGTGTCTGTGCACCATACCAAGCCAGGGGACATGTTACGCTACTGGACGGAGGTGCACTCCACAGCCCCTTGTTCGTGGTTGGGTGTGCGAACCTCCCTTGGTGTGTGTAAAGTGAGAGCACTTTTGGGGACGCTGTTGGGGAAGAGCTTGTAAAACGAGCACATGATGAAGTTGCACTCAACAGAAAATCTGTAGTATTATAAAGATTCGTAAATTATAATGCAGGTATGCACTCCAGTTTAGAGGACCTAAGAAAGCACAAATGAATAGCCTTTTGTTTACAAAGGCACACTATGCACTGCAACtttatttttgattgttttgttttgttctttgctATACTCAGCATGTgccttttgtgttttaaaacttaCAACACATTATGCATAAGCCTTAACTGAGTTCGAGCCGTCACTGCGAGCCGCAACACTGCCGTCACTGCGAGCCGcaacacatttaaagggatagttcagccaaaaagaaaacagcttCACATAGACagcttttaaacaacatgagggttaaataaaatgcattccccgTACCAGAAATAATGTAAGAAATGCATTGTTAGGAATATAGCATGACATGCTCGGTCTCTTTTCACCTCACCAGTGAAAACGGTCACTTATGTAACAGTGACATTTGTCCAGCTGACTGTAAATATTTAACAGACCCATTGATCTAAAGTTCATTTAGTGCACCAAAAATGCATGCAGTAGGTAAGAGAGACACAACCACGATTTACAT
Above is a genomic segment from Triplophysa rosa linkage group LG17, Trosa_1v2, whole genome shotgun sequence containing:
- the b3galt4 gene encoding beta-1,3-galactosyltransferase 9, whose product is MVGYRFRVCKGRLWKQVGLGHYFLMIVICLSLLALLFIDVIESWVTCLGMSRPEGPHRAVLPQSIPPTRSEEFLLMPSSRVCQRAKPYLVTLVATAPANRKARQAIRDTWGGEVQVRGHRVMTLFMVGQSSDLVLGKELIEESKERGDLIQGRFTDTYANLTLKTLAMLGWARRFCPQARFLAKVDDDVMFNPSALLHYLDLSFKTSEDELADLYLGRVHMQVAPDRNPHSKHFTSEYTYTGTVFPDYCSGTAYVLSRPAVLKVSLAAAAITLTRPLLPEDVFVGICVHRAGITPAHSPLFSGGPAVPYGRCCYQTMVSVHHTKPGDMLRYWTEVHSTAPCSWLGVRTSLGVCKVRALLGTLLGKSL